Proteins from one Streptomyces genisteinicus genomic window:
- a CDS encoding RNA polymerase-binding protein RbpA encodes MSERALRGTRLVVTSYETDRGIDLAPRQAVEYACEKGHRFEMPFSVEAEIPPEWECKVCGSQALLVDGDGPEEKKGKPARTHWDMLMERRTREELEEVLAERLAVLRSGAMNIAVHPRDSRKSA; translated from the coding sequence ATGAGTGAGCGAGCTCTTCGCGGCACGCGCCTCGTGGTGACCAGCTACGAGACCGACCGCGGCATCGATCTGGCCCCGCGCCAGGCGGTGGAGTACGCATGCGAGAAGGGGCATCGTTTCGAGATGCCGTTCTCGGTCGAGGCGGAGATTCCGCCGGAGTGGGAGTGCAAGGTCTGCGGAAGCCAGGCACTCCTCGTTGACGGGGACGGCCCCGAGGAGAAGAAGGGCAAGCCTGCGCGTACGCACTGGGACATGCTCATGGAGCGGCGTACGCGCGAGGAGCTGGAGGAGGTGCTGGCCGAGAGGCTGGCGGTCCTCAGGTCCGGCGCCATGAACATCGCGGTGCATCCGCGCGACAGCCGCAAGTCCGCCTGA
- the fxsA gene encoding FxsA family membrane protein: protein MTTGAPTPTARGRSRARTLIPLSIAAWLVLEIWLLTLVAGAAGGFTVFALLVAGIVLGAVVIKRAGRRAFANLTETLQRQAPDRTPGADPFGTGPAGASAAPSSRGEGNGLLMLGGLLLMLPGLVSDLFGLLLLLPPVRTRLARSAERSLERRMNAVSAETLGGAFQQARMRRPDGKVVQGEVIVRDEPPADETPRPPLTP from the coding sequence ATGACGACCGGTGCACCCACCCCGACCGCCCGCGGGCGCTCACGCGCCCGCACCCTCATCCCCCTCTCCATCGCCGCCTGGCTGGTCCTGGAGATCTGGCTGCTGACGCTCGTGGCGGGCGCGGCCGGCGGCTTCACGGTCTTCGCCCTGCTGGTGGCGGGGATCGTGCTGGGCGCGGTGGTGATCAAGCGGGCGGGGCGCCGGGCGTTCGCCAACCTCACCGAGACGCTCCAGCGCCAGGCGCCGGACCGCACGCCGGGCGCGGACCCCTTCGGCACCGGCCCCGCCGGCGCCTCCGCGGCCCCGTCGTCGCGCGGGGAGGGGAACGGCCTGCTGATGCTGGGCGGGCTGCTGCTCATGCTGCCCGGCCTCGTCTCCGACCTCTTCGGCCTGCTTCTGCTGCTGCCACCGGTGCGCACCCGTCTCGCCCGCTCCGCCGAACGCTCCCTGGAGCGCCGGATGAACGCGGTCTCGGCGGAGACCCTGGGCGGGGCCTTCCAGCAGGCCCGGATGCGCCGCCCGGACGGCAAGGTCGTCCAGGGCGAGGTCATCGTGCGCGACGAGCCGCCCGCGGACGAGACCCCCAGGCCGCCGCTCACTCCCTGA
- a CDS encoding polyprenol monophosphomannose synthase, which yields MNDGGAVPHGGPQGRRYGPLGRALVIIPTYNEAENITAVVARVRAAVPEADVLVADDNSPDGTGKFADELAATDEQVHVLHRKGKEGLGAAYLAGFDWGIERGYGVLVEMDADGSHQPEELPRLLTALKGADLVLGSRWVPGGRVVNWPKHREMLSRGGSTYSRMLLGVPIRDVTGGFRAFRAETLQGLGLTEVASQGYCFQVDLARRAVEAGFHVVEVPITFVERELGDSKMSRDIVVEALWRVTAWGVGSRAGRLLGRRPPSH from the coding sequence GTGAACGACGGTGGTGCGGTTCCCCATGGTGGACCCCAGGGGAGGCGGTACGGCCCGCTCGGCAGGGCGCTGGTGATCATCCCGACCTACAACGAGGCCGAGAACATCACCGCCGTCGTCGCGCGGGTGCGCGCCGCCGTGCCCGAGGCGGACGTCCTCGTCGCCGACGACAACAGCCCCGACGGCACCGGCAAGTTCGCCGACGAACTGGCCGCCACCGACGAGCAGGTGCACGTCCTGCACCGCAAGGGCAAGGAAGGGCTCGGCGCCGCCTACCTGGCTGGCTTCGACTGGGGCATCGAGCGCGGCTACGGCGTGCTCGTGGAGATGGACGCCGACGGCTCCCACCAGCCCGAGGAACTGCCCCGGCTGCTCACCGCCCTGAAGGGCGCCGACCTCGTGCTCGGTTCCCGCTGGGTGCCCGGCGGCCGCGTGGTCAACTGGCCCAAGCACCGCGAGATGCTCTCCCGCGGCGGCAGCACCTACTCCCGGATGCTGCTCGGCGTCCCCATCCGCGACGTCACCGGAGGGTTCCGCGCCTTCCGCGCCGAGACGCTCCAGGGCCTCGGCCTCACGGAGGTCGCCTCCCAGGGCTACTGCTTCCAGGTCGACCTGGCCCGCCGCGCCGTGGAAGCCGGCTTCCACGTCGTGGAGGTGCCGATCACCTTCGTCGAGCGCGAGCTGGGGGATTCGAAGATGAGCCGGGACATCGTCGTCGAGGCGCTCTGGCGGGTGACCGCATGGGGGGTCGGAAGCCGCGCGGGGCGGCTCCTGGGCCGCCGGCCCCCGAGCCACTGA